The following are encoded in a window of Impatiens glandulifera chromosome 5, dImpGla2.1, whole genome shotgun sequence genomic DNA:
- the LOC124940490 gene encoding chitinase 5-like — MKLIITLVLLLIGTLTGLSSAQNCGCAAGLCCSQYGYCGTTNDYCGPGCRAGPCSGGGGGSDPSSIVTQAFFDSIINQASSSCPGKRFYTRSAFLNAVGSVRFPAGSGDDAKREIAAFFAHVTHETGHFCYIEEINGATRDYCDRTNRQYPCNPNKKYFGRGPLQLSWNYNYGAAGQSLGFDGVNNPEIVANDPVVSFKASLWFWTTNVQSRFRSSGFGDSIRAINGGECNGRKPNLVAARVRYYTDYCNRFGVSPGNNLSC; from the exons ATGAAGCTGATAATAACACTTGTCCTTCTTTTGATCGGGACTCTCACCGGTCTTTCCTCGGCTCAAAACTGCGGTTGTGCCGCCGGCCTTTGCTGCAGCCAATATGGCTATTGTGGAACCACCAACGACTATTGTGGTCCTGGCTGTCGTGCCGGTCCCTGTTCAGGGGGTGGAGGCGGCAGTGACCCCTCTTCCATTGTGACTCAAGCCTTTTTCGACAGCATAATAAATCAAGCTTCCTCGAGCTGCCCTGGCAAGAGGTTTTACACGAGATCCGCGTTCCTCAACGCGGTAGGCTCTGTTAGGTTCCCTGCGGGGTCAGGGGACGACGCTAAGCGAGAAATCGCTGCTTTCTTCGCTCATGTCACGCACGAGACAGGAC ATTTTTGCTACATTGAAGAGATAAATGGGGCGACTAGAGACTATTGTGACAGAACCAACCGACAATATCCATGCAACCCTAACAAAAAGTACTTCGGTCGAGGACCTCTTCAACTATCATggaactacaactatggtgcaGCTGGGCAAAGCTTGGGGTTCGACGGAGTAAATAATCCAGAGATAGTTGCGAATGACCCGGTTGTGTCCTTTAAGGCGTCCCTTTGGTTTTGGACCACCAATGTTCAGTCTCGTTTTAGATCATCGGGGTTCGGGGACTCAATCCGAGCCATAAATGGCGGGGAATGTAATGGGAGGAAGCCTAATCTAGTTGCTGCCCGAGTTCGATACTACACAGATTATTGTAACAGATTTGGTGTTTCGCCCGGCAACAATCTCAGTTGCTAA
- the LOC124939484 gene encoding uncharacterized protein LOC124939484 yields the protein MNQIIVVVIISVLLTAGFTVAQNCGCAAGFCCSQFGFCGQTAEYCGAGCQSGPCTGTSTGGGSSLDTIVTQSFFDSIINQAAASCSGKSFYTRSGFLNAAGSFTFPAGSGDDAKREIAAFFAHVTHETGHFCYIEEINGASQNYCQGPNPCNPDKKYFGRGPLQLTWNYNYIAAGNSLGFDGLNNPEIVANDPTVSFKASLWFWTNNVQGPFRSGGFGASIRAINSIECDGKRPDLVEARVGYYTDYCNRFGVSPGDNLRCIWAATACIIIIIVAMNQIIVVVIISVLLTVASLSVAQNCGCAPGFCCSQFGYCGQTKEYCGTGCRSGPCSGTGGGGGSSSSSSLDAVVSQSFFDSIINQAAASCPGKRFYTRSGFLNAARSFKFPAGSGDDFKREIAAFFAHVTHETGHFCYIEEINGASQNYCQGPNPCNPNKKYFGRGPLQLTWNYNYIAAGNSLGFDGLNNPEIVANDPTVSFKASLWFWTNNVQSPFRSGGFGPSIRAVNSIECDGRRPDLVDARVRYYTDYCNRFGVSPGNNLRC from the exons ATGAATCAGATAATAGTAGTGGTAATTATTTCGGTTCTTCTGACCGCCGGTTTTACGGTTGCTCAAAACTGCGGTTGTGCCGCAGGGTTTTGCTGCAGCCAATTTGGCTTCTGTGGCCAAACAGCAGAATATTGTGGTGCCGGCTGCCAGTCCGGTCCTTGTACCGGCACCAGCACCGGCGGTGGCTCCTCCCTGGATACCATTGTGACTCAGTCTTTCTTCGACAGCATAATAAATCAAGCCGCCGCCAGCTGCTCCGGCAAGAGTTTTTACACCAGATCGGGTTTCCTAAACGCAGCCGGTTCTTTTACTTTCCCAGCCGGGTCGGGAGATGACGCTAAACGCGAAATCGCTGCTTTCTTCGCTCACGTCACTCACGAGACAGGAc ATTTTTGCTATATTGAGGAGATTAATGGAGCATCCCAAAACTATTGTCAAGGACCAAATCCATGCAACCCAGATAAAAAGTACTTTGGTCGTGGTCCGCTACAATTGACGTGGAACTATAACTATATTGCAGCCGGGAATAGCCTCGGGTTCGATGGGTTAAACAATCCCGAGATAGTGGCCAATGACCCGACCGTGTCCTTCAAGGCGTCACTTTGGTTTTGGACCAACAATGTTCAGGGACCTTTCAGGTCTGGAGGGTTCGGGGCCTCAATCCGAGCCATAAACAGCATAGAGTGTGATGGGAAGAGGCCCGATCTCGTTGAAGCCCGCGTTGGTTACTACACGGATTATTGTAACAGATTCGGAGTGTCGCCCGGAGACAATCTACGTTGT atatggGCGGCCACCGCttgtataattattatcataGTCGCCATGAATCAGATAATAGTAGTAGTAATTATTTCGGTTCTTCTGACCGTTGCCAGTCTTTCGGTTGCTCAGAACTGCGGTTGTGCCCCAGGGTTTTGCTGCAGCCAATTTGGCTACTGTGGCCAAACAAAAGAATATTGTGGTACCGGCTGTCGGTCCGGTCCCTGTTCCGGCACCGGCGGTGGCGGTggctcctcctcctcctcctccctgGATGCCGTTGTGTCTCAGTCTTTCTTTGACAGCATAATAAATCAAGCCGCCGCCAGTTGCCCCGGCAAGAGGTTTTACACCAGATCGGGCTTCCTAAACGCAGCCCGTTCTTTTAAGTTCCCAGCTGGGTCGGGAGACGACTTTAAACGCGAAATCGCTGCTTTCTTCGCTCACGTCACTCACGAGACCGGAc ATTTTTGTTATATTGAGGAGATTAATGGAGCATCTCAAAACTATTGTCAAGGGCCAAATCCATGCAACCCAAATAAAAAGTACTTTGGTCGTGGTCCGCTCCAATTGACTTGGAACTATAACTATATTGCAGCCGGGAATAGCCTTGGGTTCGATGGCTTAAACAATCCCGAGATAGTGGCCAATGACCCGACCGTGTCCTTCAAGGCGTCACTTTGGTTTTGGACCAACAATGTCCAATCACCTTTTAGGTCCGGAGGGTTCGGGCCCTCAATCCGAGCCGTAAACAGCATAGAGTGTGATGGGAGGAGGCCCGATCTCGTTGATGCCCGTGTTCGTTACTACACGGATTATTGTAACAGATTCGGAGTGTCGCCCGGCAATAATCTACGTTGTTGA
- the LOC124938198 gene encoding uncharacterized protein LOC124938198 isoform X2 — MAIISTTSSQIPFTCNGFHQTRQILRISTIISLPNQNIYRRLFSICNPSRKRLTSLLKPISATGLGLEASTSPKISSINIKDAKVVLESKDGDKLKLRVDLSGKETDKVFNLVLKNLALTAPPVPGFRKQKGGKMTNVPKDFLLQILGEDRVTNFVIQEIVSTTLADYAQKENLNVKENKVSTVETSDELKSSFVAGKEFGFTATLEIEEDSTTAEIEEDSTTVETEATVGIE; from the exons ATGGCGATCATCTCAACCACTTCCTCCCAAATCCCTTTCACCTGC AATGGGTTTCATCAGACAAGGCAGATCCTCAGAATCAGCACCATTATTAGCTTACCCAATCAGAATATATACCGGAG GCTGTTCAGCATTTGCAACCCATCAAGGAAACGCCTTACATCTTTGTTAAAGCCAATATCTGCAACTGGTTTAG GTTTGGAGGCTTCAACTAGTCCAAAGATAAGTTCAATAAACATAAAGGATGCCAAAGTTGTGTTGGAATCAAAGGATGGTGATAAACTcaag CTGAGAGTGGACTTGTCTGGAAAGGAAACAGACAAAGTTTTTAACTTGGTGCTGAAGAATTTGGCTCTCACTGCACCTCCTGTTCCAGGATTTCGTAAACAAAAGggag GAAAAATGACAAAC GTCCCTAAGGACTTTTTACTACAAATTCTAGGTGAAGATCGGGTTACCAATTTCGTCATACAAGAAATCGTTAGTACCACACTAGCCGATTATGCACAGAAG GAGAATCTAAACGTCAAAGAAAACAAAGTCAGCACTGTTGAGACATCGGATGAACTGAAATCATCGTTTGTGGCTGGGAAAGAATTTGGGTTTACGGCTACTCTGGAGATTGAAGAAGATTCAACAACTGCCGAGATTGAAGAAGATTCAACAACTGTGGAGACAGAAGCAACAGTGGGCATTGAATAA
- the LOC124938198 gene encoding uncharacterized protein LOC124938198 isoform X1, with protein MAIISTTSSQIPFTCNGFHQTRQILRISTIISLPNQNIYRRLFSICNPSRKRLTSLLKPISATGLVGLEASTSPKISSINIKDAKVVLESKDGDKLKLRVDLSGKETDKVFNLVLKNLALTAPPVPGFRKQKGGKMTNVPKDFLLQILGEDRVTNFVIQEIVSTTLADYAQKENLNVKENKVSTVETSDELKSSFVAGKEFGFTATLEIEEDSTTAEIEEDSTTVETEATVGIE; from the exons ATGGCGATCATCTCAACCACTTCCTCCCAAATCCCTTTCACCTGC AATGGGTTTCATCAGACAAGGCAGATCCTCAGAATCAGCACCATTATTAGCTTACCCAATCAGAATATATACCGGAG GCTGTTCAGCATTTGCAACCCATCAAGGAAACGCCTTACATCTTTGTTAAAGCCAATATCTGCAACTGGTTTAG TAGGTTTGGAGGCTTCAACTAGTCCAAAGATAAGTTCAATAAACATAAAGGATGCCAAAGTTGTGTTGGAATCAAAGGATGGTGATAAACTcaag CTGAGAGTGGACTTGTCTGGAAAGGAAACAGACAAAGTTTTTAACTTGGTGCTGAAGAATTTGGCTCTCACTGCACCTCCTGTTCCAGGATTTCGTAAACAAAAGggag GAAAAATGACAAAC GTCCCTAAGGACTTTTTACTACAAATTCTAGGTGAAGATCGGGTTACCAATTTCGTCATACAAGAAATCGTTAGTACCACACTAGCCGATTATGCACAGAAG GAGAATCTAAACGTCAAAGAAAACAAAGTCAGCACTGTTGAGACATCGGATGAACTGAAATCATCGTTTGTGGCTGGGAAAGAATTTGGGTTTACGGCTACTCTGGAGATTGAAGAAGATTCAACAACTGCCGAGATTGAAGAAGATTCAACAACTGTGGAGACAGAAGCAACAGTGGGCATTGAATAA